A single Uloborus diversus isolate 005 chromosome 7, Udiv.v.3.1, whole genome shotgun sequence DNA region contains:
- the LOC129226121 gene encoding multiple myeloma tumor-associated protein 2 homolog, translating to MYNPSRGGVRGGADQFTWESVKTDKHRENYLGHSLKAPVGRWQKGKDLSWYAKERKEGDASVKNEKSELAAIKRAEEEAMLIALGHNIVRKESQALTKEEMKEALRRNVGERDEYNIERVDGVGATSRRAAMMSGISKTTKGEGVTFESYAGKEAAARERKDASDMPSNFKKKKSKKSSKKHKKEKKKHRKRSSDSENEVEHHSRHVRSSKYDSIANSEKEKKGKRRRHDSRSSHSDSDRGSRIHSHSRHKSGSAGYFPHKRRHDSSDSG from the exons ATGTACAACCCATCTCGAGGCGGTGTCCGTGGAGGAGCTGATCAATTTACGTGGGAAAGTGTCAAGACAGACAAGCACAGGGAAAACTATCTAG GGCATTCTTTAAAAGCTCCTGTGGGTCGCTGGCAAAAGGGTAAAGATCTGTCATGGTacgcaaaagaaagaaaggaaggagATGCATCGGTGAAGAATGAGAAATCGGAATTGGCTGCAATAAAAAGAGCGGAAGAAGAGGCAATGCTAATTGCTCT TGGCCATAACATTGTTCGAAAAGAAAGTCAAGCCCTCACCAAAGAG GAGATGAAAGAAGCACTGAGAAGAAATGTTGGAGAAAGAGACGAATATAATATTGAAAGGGTGGATGGCGTTGGAGCTACAAG tcGCAGGGCAGCCATGATGTCTGGTATTTCCAAGACCACAAAGGGAGAAGGTGTTACATTTGAGAGCTATGCAGGTAAAGAAGCAGCTGCACGAGAAAGGAAAGACGCCTCAGACATGCCATCTAACTTTAAAAA AAAAAAGAGCAAGAAAAgttctaaaaagcacaaaaaagaaaagaagaagcaTCGAAAACGTTCCTCTGATTCAGAAAATGAAGTGGAGCATCATTCTAGGCATGTAAGATCCTCAAAGTATGATAGCATAGcaaattctgaaaaagaaaaaaaagggaagagaaGAAGACACGATTCGAGATCGAGCCATTCAGATAGCGACCGAGGGTCCAGGATTCATTCTCACAGTAGACACAAAAGTGGAAGTGCTGGCTACTTTCCACACAAAAGGCGTCACGACAGCTCTGACAGTGGTTGA